From a region of the Candidatus Palauibacter polyketidifaciens genome:
- a CDS encoding cytochrome c, which translates to MTARAAATVVLAAFALGACDDQIKHLEQRTPFFNTMSWQPSVEAYEERARLPVPGTMPIDGERTYDLMAADTMLVSPISGTEADLVRGAELYSQFCTPCHGVTGAGDGSVVGQNRIPDIPLLNIRGELTRGYTDGYIWGMIANGRGLMPPYRRIPDMDRWYLVAYVRQLQAEAMAEEAAAADAAAAEAAAAEAAAADTAGAESPGTGGGQ; encoded by the coding sequence ATGACCGCCCGGGCCGCCGCGACCGTGGTCCTCGCCGCCTTCGCGCTCGGCGCCTGCGACGACCAGATCAAGCATCTGGAGCAGCGGACGCCGTTCTTCAACACGATGTCCTGGCAGCCCTCGGTGGAGGCCTACGAGGAGCGGGCGCGGCTGCCGGTGCCCGGCACGATGCCGATCGACGGCGAGCGCACGTACGACCTGATGGCGGCCGATACCATGCTCGTCAGCCCGATCTCGGGCACCGAAGCCGACCTGGTTCGCGGGGCGGAACTGTACAGCCAGTTTTGCACGCCCTGCCACGGCGTGACGGGGGCGGGCGACGGCTCCGTCGTGGGACAGAACCGGATTCCCGACATCCCGCTCCTCAACATCCGCGGCGAACTCACGCGCGGATACACGGACGGCTACATCTGGGGCATGATCGCGAACGGACGCGGGCTGATGCCGCCCTACCGGCGCATCCCGGACATGGACCGCTGGTACCTAGTCGCGTACGTGCGGCAACTGCAGGCCGAGGCGATGGCCGAGGAAGCGGCAGCGGCCGACGCGGCAGCGGCCGAGGCGGCGGCGGCTGAAGCGGCGGCGGCCGATACGGCAGGAGCCGAGAGCCCCGGGACGGGAGGCGGGCAGTGA
- a CDS encoding DUF3341 domain-containing protein, translating into MSSGVLGQYDTLPGTLDAIARLRDAGHRDIEVFSPIPSPEIEEAMDIHSSPVRVWALTGAITGCTLGVLLTAGTSLAYPLVTQGKPLVSLPPFVVFMFELTVLLTGIFGLVALLVHTKRPVINLDPAYRTSFSVDRWGIFVPANGEGTAAAEALVRETSAVDVEVQA; encoded by the coding sequence ATGAGTAGCGGCGTCCTGGGGCAGTACGACACGCTGCCCGGCACGCTCGACGCCATCGCGCGGCTGCGGGACGCGGGACACCGCGACATCGAGGTCTTCTCGCCGATTCCGTCGCCGGAGATCGAGGAGGCGATGGACATCCACTCCTCGCCGGTGCGCGTGTGGGCGCTGACGGGCGCGATCACCGGGTGTACGCTCGGGGTGCTGCTCACGGCGGGCACCTCGCTGGCCTACCCGCTCGTGACGCAGGGCAAGCCGCTCGTGTCGCTGCCCCCGTTCGTCGTGTTCATGTTCGAGCTCACGGTGCTGCTCACGGGGATCTTCGGGCTCGTTGCGCTGCTCGTGCACACGAAGCGGCCGGTGATCAACCTCGACCCGGCGTATCGAACCTCCTTCTCGGTGGACCGCTGGGGCATCTTCGTCCCGGCCAACGGCGAAGGCACCGCCGCCGCCGAGGCGCTCGTGCGCGAGACCTCCGCGGTGGACGTGGAGGTGCAGGCATGA